The Medicago truncatula cultivar Jemalong A17 chromosome 4, MtrunA17r5.0-ANR, whole genome shotgun sequence genome includes a region encoding these proteins:
- the LOC25491935 gene encoding purple acid phosphatase: protein MGFLHSLLLALCLVLNLVFVCNGGRTSTFVRKVEKTIDMPLDSDVFDVPSGYNAPQQVHITQGDHVGKAVIVSWVTEDEPGSNAVRYWSKNSKQKRLAKGKIVTYRFFNYTSGFIHHTTIRNLEYNTKYYYEVGLGNTTRQFWFTTPPEIGPDVPYTFGLIGDLGQSYDSNKTLSHYELNPTKGQTVLFVGDLSYADNYPNHDNVRWDTWGRFAERSVAYQPWIWTVGNHELDFAPEIGETKPFKPYSHRYRTPYKASQSTSPFWYSIKRASAHIIVLASYSAYGKYTPQYKWLEQELPKVNRTETPWLIVLMHSPWYNSYNYHYMEGESMRVMYEPWFVKYKVDVVYAGHVHAYERSERVSNVAYNVVNGICTPIKDQSAPVYITIGDGGNLEGLATNMTEPQPEYSAYREASFGHAIFDIKNRTHAHYSWHRNQDGYSVEADSHWFFNRFWHPVDDSTTHVSH, encoded by the exons atgggttTTCTTCATAGTTTATTATTAGCTTTatgtttggttttgaatttgGTGTTTGTGTGTAATGGAGGCAGAACTAGTACTTTTGTTAGGAAAGTTGAGAAGACCATTGATATGCCACTTGATAGTGATGTTTTTGATGTTCCTTCTGGTTATAATGCTCCCCAACAG GTTCATATAACACAAGGTGATCATGTGGGGAAAGCAGTGATCGTATCGTGGGTGACTGAGGATGAACCAGGCTCGAACGCAGTGCGTTACTGGAGTAAGAACAGCAAGCAGAAGAGGCTAGCTAAAGGGAAAATTGTTACTTATAGATTTTTCAATTACACTTCTGGTTTTATCCATCACACTACTATTAGGAATTTAGAG TACAATACCAAATATTATTACGAGGTTGGACTCGGGAACACAACAAGGCAGTTTTGGTTTACAACTCCTCCTGAAATCGGTCCTGATGTGCCATACACATTTGGTCTAATAG GGGATCTTGGTCAGAGCTATGATTCAAACAAGACACTTTCTCACTACGAATTGAACCCAACAAAAGGACAAACAGTGTTGTTTGTTGGAGATCTCTCATATGCAGATAACTACCCGAATCATGACAATGTTAGGTGGGATACTTGGGGAAGATTTGCAGAAAGGAGCGTTGCTTATCAACCGTGGATATGGACTGTTGGAAACCATGAACTTGATTTTGCTCCAGAAATT GGAGAAACAAAACCATTCAAGCCTTACTCGCACCGATACCGTACTCCTTACAAAGCATCGCAAAGTACCTCGCCCTTTTGGTATTCTATCAAGAGAGCTTCAGCTCACATCATTGTGTTGGCTTCATATTCAGCATATG GAAAATATACACCACAATACAAATGGCTTGAACAGGAGCTACCAAAAGTTAACAGGACAGAAACTCCTTGGTTGATTGTTCTCATGCATTCACCTTGGTATAATAGCTACAATTATCATTACATGGAAGGGGAATCAATGAGAGTAATGTATGAGCCATGGTTTGTTAAGTACAAGGTTGATGTCGTGTATGCTGGCCATGTCCACGCCTATGAACGTTCT GAACGTGTGTCCAATGTTGCATATAATGTTGTAAATGGTATTTGCACTCCTATAAAAGATCAATCAGCTCCTGTATACATAACCATTGGAGATGGAGGGAACCTTGAAGGCTTAGCAACCAA CATGACAGAACCACAACCAGAGTACTCAGCATACAGAGAGGCCAGCTTTGGACATGCCATTTTTGACATAAAGAACAGAACACATGCTCACTACAGCTGGCATAGGAATCAAGATGGTTACTCTGTTGAGGCTGATTCTCATTGGTTCTTCAACAGATTTTGGCACCCAGTTGATGATTCCACAACTCATGTTTCCCATTAA
- the LOC25480593 gene encoding purple acid phosphatase, translating to MRPFQRLSFSSFLLLSLGLVLNLVFVCNGSSTSIFVRKVEKSIDMPLDSDVFRVPPGYNAPQQVHITQGDHVGKAVIVSWVTEDEPGSDAVRYWSENSKHKKLAKGKIETYRYFNYSSGFIHHVTIRNLKYNTKYYYEVGLRNTTRQFWFTTPPAIGPDVPYTFGLIGDLGQTFDSNRTLSHYQSNSTKGQTVLFVGDLSYADNYPNHDNVRWDTWGRFAERSVAYQPWIWTVGNHELDFAPEIGETEPFKPFSHRYQTPYKASQSTSPFWYSIKRASAHIIVLASYSAYGKYTPQYAWLEEELPRVNRKKTPWLIVLMHSPWYNSNSYHYMEGETMRVMFESWFVKYKVDVVFAGHVHAYERSERVSNIAYNIVNGICAPVKDLSAPVYINIGDGGNIEGLATKYTQPQPEYSAFREASFGHAIFDIKNRTHAYYSWHRNQDGDAVKSDSLWFFNRFWNPVDDSKPHGSH from the exons atgcgtCCGTTTCAAAGATTATCATTTTctagttttttattattatcactaggtttggttttgaatttgGTGTTTGTGTGTAATGGAAGTTCCACAAGTATTTTTGTTAGGAAGGTTGAGAAGAGCATTGATATGCCACTTGATAGCGATGTTTTTAGGGTTCCACCTGGTTATAATGCTCCTCAACAg GTTCATATAACACAAGGCGATCATGTGGGGAAAGCAGTGATCGTATCGTGGGTGACTGAGGATGAACCCGGGTCGGATGCAGTGCGTTACTGGAGTGAGAACAGCAAGCACAAGAAGCTTGCTAAAGGAAAAATTGAAACTTATAGATACTTCAATTACTCATCTGGTTTTATTCATCATGTTACTATAAGGAATTTGAAG TACAATACCAAATATTATTATGAGGTTGGACTTAGGAACACAACAAGGCAGTTTTGGTTTACAACTCCTCCTGCAATTGGTCCTGATGTGCCATACACATTTGGTCTCATAG GTGATCTTGGTCAGACTTTTGATTCAAACAGGACACTTTCTCACTATCAATCGAACTCAACAAAAGGACAAACCGTTCTGTTTGTTGGAGATCTCTCATATGCAGATAACTACCCGAATCATGACAATGTTAGGTGGGATACTTGGGGAAGATTTGCAGAAAGGAGCGTTGCTTATCAACCGTGGATATGGACTGTTGGAAACCATGAACTTGATTTTGCTCCAGAAATT GGTGAAACTGAACCATTCAAGCCTTTTTCGCACCGATACCAAACGCCGTATAAAGCATCACAAAGTACTTCACCCTTTTGGTATTCTATCAAAAGAGCTTCAGCACATATCATTGTCTTGGCCTCGTATTCAGCATATG GAAAATATACACCACAATACGCGTGGCTTGAAGAAGAGCTACCGAGAGTTAACAGGAAAAAAACTCCGTGGTTGATTGTTCTCATGCATTCACCTTGGTATAATAGCAACAGCTATCATTACATGGAAGGGGAAACAATGAGAGTAATGTTTGAGTCATGGTTTGTTAAGTACAAGGTTGATGTTGTGTTTGCTGGCCATGTACATGCCTATGAAAGATCG GAACGTGTCTCAAATATTGCATATAATATCGTAAATGGTATTTGCGCTCCTGTAAAAGATCTATCAGCTCCGGTATACATAAACATCGGAGATGGAGGGAATATTGAAGGCTTGGCAACCAA GTACACACAACCACAGCCGGAGTACTCGGCATTTAGAGAAGCCAGCTTTGGACATGCAATTTTTGACATAAAGAATAGGACACATGCTTACTATAGCTGGCATAGAAATCAAGATGGTGATGCTGTTAAGAGTGATTCCCTTTGGTTTTTCAACAGATTTTGGAACCCGGTTGATGATTCCAAACCTCATGGTTCCCATTGA